A genome region from Panicum virgatum strain AP13 chromosome 4K, P.virgatum_v5, whole genome shotgun sequence includes the following:
- the LOC120703181 gene encoding zinc finger protein ZOP1-like — translation MTEYWVSQGNKWCDFCKIFIANNPFSIRTHELGKRHKDNVTKRLSTMQKESEAKDKEQQQAARALQQIEAKAKKSYQKDLENSQRNVAGDTSAAFFRWVFDSTSGYYYDKSTGLYYDSNSGFYYSDGLGKWVTQEEAYKSVQTSKTDVGQSSTSQTKAPPAAETAVPVIKGGPAPGRVVTKPLNPMRPIKGTPAPSAVAANKRKREDKKPKVISKEEEAALKAREAARKTVEDREKPLMGLYRTY, via the exons ATGACGGAG TACTGGGTGAGCCAGGGAAACAAATGGTGTGACTTCTGCAAGATTTTTATAGCCAATAATCCCTTTAGCATCAGAACGCATGAACTTGGTAAGCGTCACAAGGACAATGTCACCAAAAGATTATCAACGATGCAAAAGGAGAGTGAAGCAAAGGACaaggaacagcagcaagctgcCCGAGCCCTTCAGCAGATAGAAGCA AAAGCTAAAAAGAGCTATCAAAAGGATTTGGAGAATAGCCAGAGGAATGTGGCTGGAGACACTTCTGCAGCATTCTTTA GATGGGTATTCGACTCAACATCAGGATATTATTATGACAAATCTACTGGACTTTACTATGATTCAAACTCCGGCTTCTACTATTCAGATGGTTTAG GGAAATGGGTTACTCAAGAAGAGGCGTACAAATCTGTGCAAACTTCCAAAACAGATGTTGGTCAATCCTCAACTTCACAAACAAAAGCTCCACCTGCTGCGGAAACGGCTGTTCCTGTTATAAAAGGAGGTCCAGCTCCAGGCCGGGTTGTCACAAAGCCACTGAACCCGATGAGACCTATCAAGGGCACTCCTGCTCCGTCAGCCGTTGCTGCTAAcaagaggaagagggaggacAAAAAGCCTAAGGTGATCTCCAAGGAGGAGGAAGCAGCTCTCAAAGCCCGGGAAGCAGCCAGGAAGACAGTGGAGGATAGAGAGAAGCCACTGATGGGATTATACAGAACTTACTGA
- the LOC120703179 gene encoding uncharacterized protein LOC120703179, with protein MATRLATIFSPARSPASAPAHLLHRALPRFRHRRARPSPPRMSSSSAASPAPPSAAAAGGDKPAAAPYGSWRSPITADVVSGAERRLGGIALDGDGRLLWIEGRPEEKGRMVIVKEEDRPVDVIPQEFAARTLAQEYGGGAFAVDKSVVVFSNYKDQRLYKQTIGIAGPPVPLTPDYGAPDVSYADGVFDPHFGRYVTVVEDRRKSSLNPTTTIAAINLSGDDVCEPKELIGGNDFYAFPRIDQNKRRMAWIEWSHPNMPWDKSELWVGHFSESGDLLKRVCVTGGNPLVVESPTEPKWSPKGELFFVTDRGSGFWNIYKWVEQTNEIVPVYALDAEFTRPLWVFGISSYDFLGNSNHIIFSYRQQGRSYLGVLDCDSHSVSLLDIPFSDLSNVVAGDDYFYIEGASASIPLSIAKVTLNESKTKVINFSTVWSSSPDVLQYKPFFSKPEIVEFPTSIPGQKAYAYFYSPSNPNFQGLPDEKPPLLVKTHGGPTAETRAVLDLSVQYWTSRGWAYVDVNYGGSTGYGREYRERLLEKWGIVDVDDCCSCARFLVESGKVDGQRLCITGRSAGGYTTLAALAFRDTFKAGASLYGIGDLTLLRVETHKFESHYIDNLVGNEKAYYERSPINFVNQFTCPVILFQGLEDKVVPPDQAQKIYKALKEKGLPVALVEYEGEQHGFRKAENIKFTLEQQMVFFARLVGKFEVADEITPIKIENFD; from the exons ATGGCGACACGCCTCGCCACCATCTTCTCGCCTGCGCGCAGCCCAGCCTCCGCCCCggcccacctcctccaccgcgctcTCCCCCGCTTCCGCCACCGGCGAGcccgcccctcgccgccccgcATGTCCTCCTCCTCGGCAGCCTCCCCCGCGCcaccctccgcggcggcggccggcggtgacaagcccgcggcggcgccgtacgGGTCCTGGAGGTCGCCCATCACCGCGGACGTCGTCTCTGGCGCCGAGAGGCGCCTCGGAGGGATCGCCCTTGATGGGGATGGACGCCTCCTCTGGATCGAGGGCCGCCCCGAGGAGAAAGG GCGTATGGTTATTGTAAAGGAGGAGGATAGGCCTGTGGATGTCATACCTCAGGAATTTGCAGCACGCACCCTGGCTCAAGAATATGGAGGTGGTGCATTTGCAGTTGACAAAAGTGTTGTTGTGTTCTCGAATTACAAGGATCAACGTCTATACAAGCAAACAATTGGAA TTGCTGGTCCACCTGTGCCTCTTACACCTGATTATGGTGCCCCGGACGTCAGCTATGCTGATGGTGTATTTGATCCTCACTTTGGCCGTTATGTTACTGTGGTGGAAG ACCGTCGGAAAAGTAGCTTGAACCCCACCACAACAATTGCTGCTATAAACTTGAGCGGTGATGATGTTTGTG AACCAAAGGAGCTGATCGGTGGCAATGATTTCTATGCTTTTCCTCGCATTGATCAAAACAAAAGGCGGATGGCATGGATTGAATGGAGTCATCCAAATATGCCCTGGGATAAATCAGAACTTTGGGTTGGCCACTTCTCTGAGAGCgg AGACTTGCTCAAACGGGTCTGTGTTACTGGTGGCAATCCACTGGTGGTTGAATCTCCTACCGAACCTAAGTGGTCTCCCAAAG GAGAACTGTTTTTTGTAACTGACAGAGGGAGTGGATTTTGGAACATTTATAAGTGG GTTGAACAAACCAATGAGATTGTTCCAGTGTATGCACTAGATGCTGAATTCACAAGACCATTATGGGTTTTTGGCATCAGCTCTTACGATTTTCTTGGAAACAGTAACCACATCATTTTCAGTTACAG GCAGCAAGGAAGGTCATATCTTGGTGTGCTTGATTGTGATTCACATTCTGTTTCATTGCTCGACATCCCTTTCTCTGATTTGTCTAATGTG GTTGCTGGAGATGATTACTTTTATATTGAAGGTGCTTCTGCAAGTATTCCACTGTCAATTGCAAAG GTGACATTGAATGAGAGCAAAACGAAAGTAATCAATTTTTCAACAGTCTGGTCCTCCTCGCCAGATGTCTTGCAATATAAACCTTTCTTCAGCAAACCTGAAATTGTTGAGTTCCCTACATCCATACCTGGTCAGAAGGCTTATGCCTATTTCTACTCACCTTCAAATCCTAATTTCCAAGGTTTGCCAGATGAGAAACCTCCTTTGCTTGTCAAAACGCATG GAGGACCAACAGCTGAAACGCGTGCAGTTCTGGACCTCAGTGTCCAGTATTGGACAAGTAGAGGGTGGGCATATGTTGATGTTAACTATGGAGGAAGCACTG GTTATGGAAGAGAGTATCGGGAGAGACTATTGGAGAAATGGGGTATTGTCGATGTTGATGACTGTTGCAGTTGTGCAAGATTCCTG GTGGAGAGTGGGAAAGTTGATGGGCAACGCCTTTGTATTACTGGTAGATCAGCAGGTGGATACACTACTCTAGCTGCACTTGCATTCAGAGACACATTCAAGGCTGGAGCTTCTTTGTATGGT ATTGGTGACTTGACTTTGTTGAGAGTGGAGACACACAAGTTTGAGTCCCATTATATTGACAACCTTGTAG GAAATGAAAAGGCTTACTATGAGAGATCACCAATTAACTTTGTGAATCAGTTTACATGTCCGGTGATTTTGTTTCAAGGGTTGGAGGATAAG GTCGTGCCACCAGATCAGGCACAAAAAATCTACAAGGCCTTAAAAGAGAAAGGTTTGCCTGTTGCTTTGGTGGAATATGAGGGGGAGCAGCACGGGTTCCGCAAG GCCGAGAACATCAAGTTCACCTTGGAGCAGCAGATGGTGTTCTTTGCACGGCTAGTTGGGAAATTTGAGGTGGCAGATGAAATAACTCCAATCAAGATTGAAAACTTCGACTGA